CTTCATCGCCCGCTGGACGGCTTCTTCCTTGATCTTGGCGAGCTTCGCCTTCAGGCGGCCGATGTGTTTGGATGTGGCCTTGTTGTATACCGTGCGCTGGAGTTCGTCTTCGATCTCCTTGATCTCATCTTCAAGACCACTCATTCCTCATAGATCTGTTAGCTGACTACATAAGGATCATGGATAGGGAACGCCGGCGCTCCCTCGCGCGGCCCCTACCGCAGAGATACGGACACCGCCGGATCGGGAGGCGCAGACAGGAATGGTTAAATACCGACATATCCTACATTGTAGAGCACTTAGGTGCCAACGATTGCTGCTATAGTGTAGACCGGCCAATCATGCAGGACTCTCACTCCTGCGACTGGGGTTCGAATCCCCATAGCAGCATCCGATTTTCTGATGATTTATCTGTCCTGACCGATGTCAACATTTTCGGATATTATTTCATCATACCGAGAAGGAGCAGCGGACCGTTCCCTTGCTTGGGGTTACAGCAGCATCACCTTCAGCGTCGTCCACTGGATCTCCACAAAGTTGTCGGGGATGGCATAGACATTGACCATGAGCATATCCCAAAACTCACCCGGGATGGCCATCTCCTCGAACCGAAGCACTTCCTTCCTGAAATTTTGAACCCTCTCCTCCACCGGGGGGCTGGCCGCCCCCCGGACCCCCCGCCGATGAAGATTGACGGGGGATCGCATCCCGTCTTCACAATCATCGCTCTGCCTTCCCGCTCCAATCGCAATCCCGGGGGTCCGGGGGCAGCGACCCCGGCGCGGTGGTGTGGGAAGGCATGAATGCATGGGTGCGCAACAAAAAGGGGAAGATATTTTCTCCACATCCACTGCTATTTTCTGAGAGGGAGAGGACTGAAGAGTTTTGGGATGACCTCCATGAGAGTCGCGGTGACGGTGTCGCCCGGCGACGAGAGAGTCCACCGGATCCTTCAGGACCCACACCGCCCCAACCCGACCCTTTTTCTCCCCATGACAGAGACACAGAGTACCAGCCCATGCACTTCGGAGACACCCCCCTACCCCCCCTCAGGCCCGAACCCGGCGAGATCCTCTTCAGACCCCCGACAAGAGAGGACCTCTCAGGCCCCGGCCTCTTCGCGGCCGACCTCCATGTCCACACCAACCACTCGGACGCCCCGACGAGGGTGAGGGACGCCCTGAAATTCGCCGCACGGCAGGGCATCGGGCTTGCGATCACCGACCACAACCAGGTCAGCGGCGCCCGGGAGGCGTGCCAGGCCGGTACCGCCGTCCCTGTCATCCCGGGCATCGAGGTGAGCGCGGACGACGGCCCCCACCTCCTCCTGTACTTCGCCGCACCCTCCGACCTCAGGGACTTCTACACCAGACACATCGAGACGAAGAAGAGAGACGGACCCTTCATCGCCATCAGGATGAGCACCGAGGAGGTCCTGGACGCACGGGAGGGCTACCACTCCGTCGCCGTCGAGGCGCACCCCTGCGGTTATGCCTTCCTGAACCGGGGCATCCAGCGAGGCCGGGACAGTACCGGAACCTTCTCCCGCCTCGACGCCCTCGAAGTGATCTCTGGCGGCATGGCCCGCACCCACAACCTGAAGGCCGCGGCCCTGGCCAGGCGGCACGGCCTCGGGCAGACAGGCGGGACAGACGCCCACCTCCTCCGCGATATCGGGGGCGTCGTCACCTGTGCCCGGGCCGGAACGGTGGAGGAGTTCCTGGACGCGATTGTGCGCCGCGAAACGCTGGTTATCGGGGAGGAGACGAGCGTCCTCCGGAAGGCGGCGATGGGGGCGGCCGTCCTCCCCCGCCACCTCCCGTACGCCCTGCCCATCCTGCGGGACCGGGGAGAACGCCTGCTGAAGCACGCCCGGTACAGGCTGCACTCCTGAGGGGGCCCTCTCATACTGTGATCTTTCTGAAGAGATAGGCCCCGACAACCGCCGTCGCGACGGCACACCCGCTCAGCACGATACCGCAGAGGACCGGGTCGATCTGGGCCGATCCTGTCAGCCCATAGCGTATCCCCTCCACCCCGTAGGTGAGGGGGTCCAGGAGCGTGAGCGGCTGGATCCAGGACGGCAGACTGCTGATCGGGAACAGCGCACCGGAGAGGCCGAAAACCGGGAAGACGACAAAGTTCATGACGAGCTGGAACCCGTGCATGTCCTCCATGCGGGATGCGATGGCGATGCCAAATGCAGTGAAGGTCACACCGATGAGGAGCATGAAGAAGAATGCGATCACGAACCCGGCCGGATTCGCAAGGTGCAGCCCGATGAAGAGCGAGAGCACCAGCATGATCACGCCCTGGATGAACGCCGTCGTGGCGCCCCCCATCGTCTGGCCCAGCATGATCTCGATCCTGGAGACCGGGGCGACCAGGGTCTCTTTGAGGAACCCGAACTGCTTGTCCCAGATCACCTGGATCCCTGAGAAGATGGAGGTGAACAGGACGCTCATCGAGACGATGCCTGGGATGAGGAATGTGGCATAGTCCTCCCCGGCTCCCGGGATCCGCAC
This window of the Methanofollis ethanolicus genome carries:
- a CDS encoding PHP-associated domain-containing protein codes for the protein MHFGDTPLPPLRPEPGEILFRPPTREDLSGPGLFAADLHVHTNHSDAPTRVRDALKFAARQGIGLAITDHNQVSGAREACQAGTAVPVIPGIEVSADDGPHLLLYFAAPSDLRDFYTRHIETKKRDGPFIAIRMSTEEVLDAREGYHSVAVEAHPCGYAFLNRGIQRGRDSTGTFSRLDALEVISGGMARTHNLKAAALARRHGLGQTGGTDAHLLRDIGGVVTCARAGTVEEFLDAIVRRETLVIGEETSVLRKAAMGAAVLPRHLPYALPILRDRGERLLKHARYRLHS
- a CDS encoding ABC transporter permease is translated as MDIVSTIWLRNLKLYLRSRSRIVGSLGMPLFFLVIMGFGLNGVVRIPGAGEDYATFLIPGIVSMSVLFTSIFSGIQVIWDKQFGFLKETLVAPVSRIEIMLGQTMGGATTAFIQGVIMLVLSLFIGLHLANPAGFVIAFFFMLLIGVTFTAFGIAIASRMEDMHGFQLVMNFVVFPVFGLSGALFPISSLPSWIQPLTLLDPLTYGVEGIRYGLTGSAQIDPVLCGIVLSGCAVATAVVGAYLFRKITV